In one window of Sandaracinaceae bacterium DNA:
- a CDS encoding protein kinase yields MLAWSHDRFEILRPLGAGGMGAVYEAFDRVRRERVALKTIRRTDGEAIYRMKREFRALADLEHPNLVRLYDLFVEGTRCFFTMELVDGVDLETYVAGQPFDPERLETAVSGLVAGIDALHTAGLLHRDLKPSNVMVTAQGRVVVLDFGLVTDAHATERLTQAGAMSGTAAYMSPEQARGETELTTAVDLYALGVILFQLLTGQLPYAGTALAIIVAKQRPDAPSPRAVNPAVPEALDALVTQLMAFDPVTRADLHAVRVAFGAPTSVHPSRSSHDRLVARTLFGRERELAALEQAQQHAHAGRPALVLVRGQSGIGKSALLRAFVRGLERSGAVVLAGRCYRAESVPFKGLDGTIDALSRVLVMMPAELREQVLPPDLADLGALFPVLRRVKPIGAAYNRRRLEPDTPQRARQLGFACLRELLRRLAATTPLVLVVDDVQWADDDSARGLVQLLRGDDAPGLTVVFGARPDDDAPVLRELFGDEVGEGLGHLLRTMVDLGPLPEEAIRELAGRRLGADSELLEVIAREAKGSPFAAEELARFLQEAERDGVPVEDVGSIDAVVQRRALQLDPTAREVLEVIAVAGEPVLGLTVLQALSLAEDDRAPIDVLRGRGFVRTLRTDAAVSVATAHDRIREAVMSGMGDAQRAQRHHQLALALESVETPPHERLARHFAAAGERRLARDHAVIAATQAGDAFACERAAELYALALSLTDDDRAGELRCAYATALAEAGRHAAAAEAWLVAADLAEGATARERRRHAAECWLYAGRIDEGLALLAEIASEMGVTIPETRWRSLWGIVVGQLQLAMRGLSFRLRERAELRQTELDRVQTLGAIATQYLPLDPFRGLVPSVRYLLAALDLGDAEELAPALAQQVITRSLFARNRSAERVVNGLDELAAQSGSAKVRVWTEHARGWWSLHEGWRERALACGAAALEHAAALPATPDWLISNIHYVRSYSLIWEIRPEPFEQVAAFIAERDERNGPFAEMRLRATALQHQALLLGQPESVLAFSDDPRWARMTHRNTAVQQTARTLAVHAELYLGNVAAAATEADEVWAACRRQGVHRASFVRCGVPWVMAATALAQGNATRVRAARARFRKPRNGLEEVYQPLFDGAVAWAEGDRGACRAAFTELRTRCETRGFPNYEANACRALGLLDTGPEGDEPRARYLALLEGTGIVDPDLYFWAFLPMGEQPARTGSTRSAWSAADPDPTSVADVVQAKRSGHGPGVGDGSPK; encoded by the coding sequence ATGCTGGCCTGGTCGCACGACCGCTTCGAGATCCTGCGTCCGCTCGGCGCGGGCGGCATGGGCGCCGTGTACGAGGCCTTCGACCGCGTGCGGCGCGAGCGCGTGGCGCTGAAGACCATTCGCCGCACGGACGGTGAGGCCATCTACCGCATGAAGCGCGAGTTCCGCGCGCTGGCCGACCTCGAGCACCCGAACCTGGTGCGGCTCTACGACCTGTTCGTCGAGGGCACGCGCTGCTTCTTCACCATGGAGCTGGTGGACGGGGTGGACCTCGAGACGTACGTGGCGGGACAGCCGTTCGACCCCGAGCGCCTCGAGACCGCCGTCTCGGGACTGGTGGCGGGCATCGACGCGCTGCACACGGCCGGGCTGCTGCACCGCGACCTGAAGCCCTCCAACGTGATGGTCACGGCGCAGGGGCGCGTGGTGGTGCTGGACTTCGGGCTGGTGACGGACGCGCACGCGACGGAGCGCCTGACCCAGGCCGGCGCGATGTCCGGCACCGCCGCGTACATGTCGCCCGAGCAGGCGCGCGGCGAGACCGAGCTGACCACGGCGGTGGACCTCTACGCGCTGGGCGTGATCCTGTTCCAGCTGCTGACCGGCCAGCTGCCCTACGCGGGGACCGCGCTGGCGATCATCGTGGCCAAGCAGCGGCCCGACGCGCCCAGCCCGCGCGCCGTGAACCCCGCCGTGCCCGAGGCGCTGGACGCGCTGGTCACGCAGCTGATGGCCTTCGACCCCGTGACGCGCGCCGACCTCCATGCCGTGCGCGTGGCCTTCGGGGCGCCGACGTCGGTGCATCCGTCGCGCTCGTCCCACGACCGCCTGGTGGCGCGCACGCTCTTCGGGCGCGAGCGGGAGCTGGCCGCGCTCGAGCAAGCGCAGCAGCACGCGCACGCCGGGAGGCCCGCGCTGGTGCTGGTGCGTGGGCAGTCGGGCATCGGCAAGTCGGCCCTGCTGCGTGCGTTCGTGCGCGGGCTGGAGCGCTCGGGCGCCGTGGTGCTGGCGGGGCGCTGCTACCGCGCGGAGTCGGTGCCGTTCAAGGGGCTGGACGGCACCATCGACGCGCTCAGCCGCGTGCTGGTCATGATGCCCGCCGAGCTGCGTGAGCAGGTGCTGCCCCCCGACCTGGCGGACCTGGGCGCGCTGTTCCCGGTGCTGCGGCGCGTGAAGCCCATCGGCGCGGCCTACAACCGCAGGCGGCTCGAGCCCGACACGCCGCAGCGCGCGCGCCAGCTCGGCTTTGCGTGCCTGCGCGAGCTGCTGCGCCGGCTGGCCGCGACCACGCCGCTGGTGCTGGTGGTGGACGACGTGCAGTGGGCCGACGACGACTCCGCCCGCGGCCTGGTGCAGCTGCTGCGCGGGGACGACGCCCCTGGGCTGACGGTGGTGTTCGGCGCGCGCCCCGACGACGACGCGCCGGTGCTGCGTGAGCTGTTCGGGGACGAGGTGGGCGAGGGGCTGGGGCACCTTCTGCGCACCATGGTGGACCTGGGGCCGCTCCCGGAGGAGGCCATCCGCGAGCTCGCCGGTCGACGCTTGGGCGCGGACAGCGAGCTGCTGGAGGTGATCGCGCGCGAAGCCAAGGGCTCGCCCTTCGCGGCGGAGGAGCTCGCGCGCTTCCTGCAGGAGGCCGAGCGCGACGGAGTGCCCGTGGAAGACGTGGGCTCGATCGACGCGGTGGTGCAGCGGCGCGCGCTGCAGCTGGACCCCACGGCGCGCGAGGTGCTGGAGGTGATCGCCGTGGCCGGCGAGCCCGTGCTAGGGCTGACGGTGCTGCAGGCGCTCTCGCTGGCCGAGGACGACCGCGCGCCGATCGACGTGCTGCGCGGGCGCGGCTTCGTGCGCACGCTGCGCACGGACGCGGCGGTGTCGGTGGCCACCGCGCACGACCGCATCCGCGAGGCGGTGATGAGCGGGATGGGCGACGCGCAGCGGGCGCAGCGCCACCACCAGCTGGCGCTCGCGCTGGAGAGCGTGGAGACGCCGCCCCACGAGCGGCTGGCGCGCCACTTCGCCGCAGCCGGGGAGCGACGCCTGGCGCGTGACCACGCCGTCATCGCCGCCACCCAGGCGGGGGACGCCTTCGCGTGTGAGCGCGCCGCCGAGCTCTATGCGCTCGCGCTGTCGCTGACCGACGACGACCGCGCGGGCGAGCTGCGCTGCGCGTACGCCACGGCGCTGGCCGAGGCGGGGCGTCACGCGGCGGCGGCCGAGGCCTGGCTAGTTGCGGCGGACCTGGCGGAGGGCGCCACCGCGCGCGAGCGCAGGCGCCACGCGGCCGAGTGCTGGCTGTACGCGGGGCGCATCGACGAGGGGCTCGCGCTGCTGGCGGAGATCGCGAGCGAGATGGGGGTGACCATCCCCGAGACGCGCTGGCGGTCGCTGTGGGGCATCGTGGTGGGGCAGCTGCAGCTCGCCATGCGCGGGCTGTCGTTCCGGCTGCGCGAGCGCGCCGAGCTGCGGCAGACCGAGCTGGACCGCGTGCAGACCCTGGGCGCCATCGCGACGCAGTACCTGCCGCTGGACCCGTTCCGCGGGCTGGTGCCCTCCGTGCGCTACCTTCTGGCCGCGCTCGACCTGGGTGACGCGGAGGAGCTGGCGCCCGCACTGGCGCAGCAGGTCATCACCCGCTCCCTCTTCGCGCGCAACCGCAGCGCCGAGCGCGTGGTGAACGGCCTGGACGAGCTGGCGGCGCAGTCGGGCAGCGCGAAGGTGCGCGTGTGGACCGAGCACGCGCGCGGCTGGTGGTCGCTGCACGAGGGTTGGCGCGAGCGGGCGCTGGCCTGTGGCGCGGCGGCGCTCGAGCACGCGGCGGCGCTCCCTGCGACGCCGGACTGGCTCATCTCCAACATCCACTACGTGCGCTCCTACTCGCTCATCTGGGAGATCCGGCCCGAGCCTTTCGAGCAGGTGGCGGCGTTCATCGCGGAGCGCGACGAACGCAACGGGCCCTTCGCCGAGATGCGCCTGCGCGCGACCGCGCTGCAGCACCAGGCGCTGCTGCTGGGGCAACCCGAGAGCGTGCTGGCGTTCTCGGACGACCCACGCTGGGCGCGCATGACGCACCGCAACACCGCCGTGCAGCAGACGGCGCGCACGCTGGCCGTGCACGCCGAGCTCTACCTGGGCAACGTCGCGGCTGCGGCGACGGAGGCGGACGAGGTCTGGGCGGCGTGTCGGCGCCAAGGCGTGCACCGCGCCAGCTTCGTGCGCTGCGGCGTGCCGTGGGTCATGGCCGCCACCGCCCTCGCGCAAGGGAACGCCACGCGGGTGCGCGCGGCTCGGGCGCGTTTCCGCAAGCCACGCAACGGGCTGGAAGAGGTGTACCAGCCGCTGTTCGACGGGGCCGTGGCGTGGGCCGAGGGTGACCGGGGCGCCTGCCGCGCCGCATTCACGGAGCTGCGCACGCGCTGCGAGACCCGCGGCTTCCCCAACTACGAGGCCAACGCCTGCCGCGCGCTGGGCCTCCTGGACACAGGCCCCGAAGGCGACGAGCCCCGCGCGCGCTACCTCGCGCTGCTCGAGGGCACGGGCATCGTGGACCCGGACCTCTACTTCTGGGCCTTCCTGCCCATGGGCGAGCAACCCGCGCGCACGGGGAGCACGCGCTCGGCGTGGTCTGCGGCGGATCCCGATCCGACGAGTGTTGCTGACGTCGTTCAGGCAAAGAGATCCGGGCACGGCCCCGGCGTCGGCGACGGCTCGCCGAAGTAG
- a CDS encoding TIGR04255 family protein — MPRYETDPIVEALCEFAFASTAQWDPTVFGAFRSAVGDAVLPIREAGEVVDVLVETTEEGVRQHTRRLQRMRFFSADRSRLAQVGENLLIANVLRPYPHWGPFRAFILQTLEAYESAAKPDGIDRLTLRYIDKLPLGADGAPLGEWIRFESPYLPAFLADAVARGFSRVEKPVVGGTEALTLVLEEHKGERVLTLDTELVVAPHALDRVALAATLDALHERVVEIFEACISDRTRAMLRPLGD, encoded by the coding sequence GTGCCCCGGTACGAGACCGACCCCATCGTCGAAGCGCTGTGCGAGTTCGCGTTCGCGAGCACCGCACAATGGGACCCCACGGTCTTCGGCGCGTTCCGGAGCGCGGTTGGCGACGCTGTCTTGCCCATCCGAGAGGCTGGTGAGGTCGTCGACGTCCTCGTCGAGACCACGGAGGAGGGGGTGCGTCAGCACACGCGTCGTCTCCAGAGAATGCGCTTCTTCTCGGCCGACCGCTCACGCTTGGCCCAAGTTGGAGAGAACCTCCTCATCGCCAACGTGCTGCGGCCGTATCCGCACTGGGGGCCGTTTCGTGCGTTCATCTTGCAGACGCTCGAGGCGTACGAGAGCGCCGCGAAGCCAGACGGCATCGACAGGCTCACCCTCCGCTACATCGACAAGCTTCCTTTGGGCGCGGACGGTGCGCCCTTGGGGGAATGGATTCGTTTCGAGTCTCCCTACTTGCCCGCGTTCTTGGCCGACGCCGTGGCCCGAGGATTCAGCCGGGTGGAGAAGCCCGTCGTCGGCGGGACCGAGGCGCTGACCCTCGTCCTCGAGGAGCACAAGGGTGAACGCGTGCTGACGCTCGACACAGAGCTCGTGGTCGCGCCACACGCGCTAGATCGTGTCGCACTCGCAGCGACGCTCGACGCGCTTCACGAGCGCGTCGTCGAGATCTTCGAGGCCTGCATCTCGGACCGGACGCGCGCCATGCTGCGTCCATTGGGGGACTGA